A genomic stretch from Erysipelothrix sp. HDW6C includes:
- a CDS encoding YitT family protein — protein MSKDEITKVIKQIPIVAFALALIGISINMFLGPHHIAAGGVSGIGILVEQVSGIDRAVTVMVLNGLMLILTYFLLGKDVFIRTAIGSILLPISLALVPEIMVVQDRFFSVLVGSSIFAAGVAILYKINASSGGTTIPPMILKKYYNINKSVGLLITDAIIVIFNIFVFGTEAFLYAVVSLIITSIVMTYLEMGFKRSKAVLIMSELDIDTIKHAIYKEINRGVTIFNVSGGYTGNNKEMLMVVLSSQEYQKLMTIIDGIDKRSFVIAYNVSEVHGLGFTYQTVV, from the coding sequence ATGAGTAAAGACGAAATCACAAAAGTAATCAAACAGATTCCCATTGTAGCTTTTGCGCTCGCATTAATTGGAATCAGTATCAATATGTTTCTGGGACCCCATCACATCGCTGCTGGTGGTGTGAGTGGGATTGGGATTCTTGTAGAACAAGTCTCTGGGATTGATCGCGCAGTAACTGTTATGGTTCTGAATGGACTTATGTTAATTCTTACCTACTTCTTATTGGGGAAAGATGTGTTTATTCGGACAGCGATTGGGAGTATCTTATTGCCGATTTCGTTGGCACTTGTTCCAGAAATTATGGTTGTTCAAGATCGTTTCTTCTCGGTATTAGTCGGAAGTAGCATCTTTGCAGCCGGAGTTGCCATTCTTTATAAAATTAATGCATCAAGTGGGGGAACGACAATTCCGCCTATGATTCTAAAAAAATACTACAACATCAACAAGTCAGTTGGTCTTTTGATAACGGATGCAATTATCGTTATTTTCAATATTTTTGTTTTTGGAACAGAAGCATTCTTGTATGCTGTCGTTTCACTTATTATTACATCCATTGTCATGACTTACCTCGAAATGGGGTTCAAGCGCAGTAAAGCTGTGTTGATTATGAGTGAATTAGATATTGATACCATCAAGCATGCAATTTATAAGGAGATTAACCGTGGGGTAACAATCTTCAATGTGTCTGGTGGTTATACCGGAAACAATAAGGAAATGCTTATGGTAGTTCTATCAAGTCAAGAGTATCAAAAACTCATGACCATCATCGATGGAATTGACAAGCGTTCGTTTGTAATTGCCTACAATGTTTCAGAAGTCCATGGCTTAGGGTTTACCTATCAGACCGTGGTTTAA
- a CDS encoding M20/M25/M40 family metallo-hydrolase produces the protein MESRLVRTFMDLVIIDSESGNEGLFHRYLIERFTSLGLNYMEDDSMGATGLGGNNLLFTLPGNVDGTPIFFSAHTDTVSPGVGIVPKVKDGIVYSDGPTILAADDKAGIAIMLELIERLVENNAAHTTIEFILTPGEEIGLIGAAAFDSNLLQAKHGFVLDNGGPVGSITLASPTLASIDVHIKGKTAHAGLEPEKGISAITVAATAISRMKLGRVSDYTTANIGTITGGAATNIVAEEVFIKAEARSIERSQFDAQIQHMNDVFEAVAHEFGAEVSFAYDIKSVGYYFDRETPIVAKASAAIRDLEIDPRFEVSGGGSDANIFNARGKEVVNLSIGYENIHTIDEYIPVAELHKAVELCYQLVKNAMDYAS, from the coding sequence ATGGAAAGTAGATTAGTTAGAACATTTATGGATTTGGTCATCATAGATTCCGAGTCAGGAAATGAAGGCTTGTTTCACCGTTATTTAATTGAAAGATTCACCAGCTTAGGATTGAACTATATGGAGGATGACTCAATGGGTGCTACTGGCCTTGGGGGTAACAATCTCTTATTCACACTACCAGGGAATGTGGACGGAACGCCCATATTCTTCTCAGCTCACACTGACACCGTTTCGCCGGGAGTCGGCATTGTGCCAAAGGTTAAGGACGGCATCGTTTATTCGGACGGACCTACCATCTTAGCTGCTGATGATAAAGCAGGTATCGCAATTATGCTCGAGTTGATTGAACGACTTGTTGAGAATAATGCTGCGCATACAACTATTGAATTTATTTTGACACCAGGTGAAGAAATTGGACTTATTGGAGCAGCCGCATTTGATAGCAATCTCTTGCAAGCAAAACATGGCTTTGTTCTAGACAATGGTGGTCCTGTAGGAAGCATTACGCTCGCAAGCCCCACACTTGCATCAATTGATGTTCATATTAAGGGAAAGACTGCACATGCTGGTTTGGAACCTGAAAAAGGAATTTCAGCCATTACTGTTGCGGCTACTGCCATCTCACGTATGAAATTAGGGCGTGTTTCCGATTATACTACCGCAAACATTGGTACCATTACGGGTGGCGCAGCAACAAACATTGTTGCTGAGGAAGTATTTATTAAAGCAGAAGCACGTTCAATCGAACGTTCACAATTCGATGCACAAATTCAACATATGAATGATGTATTTGAAGCGGTAGCCCACGAATTTGGGGCAGAAGTGTCATTTGCTTACGATATTAAATCTGTTGGTTATTACTTTGATCGCGAAACACCGATTGTTGCAAAAGCAAGTGCAGCAATTCGTGATTTAGAAATTGACCCTCGTTTTGAGGTCAGTGGCGGTGGAAGTGATGCAAACATCTTCAACGCCAGGGGAAAAGAAGTTGTTAACTTATCCATTGGATACGAAAATATACACACAATTGATGAGTATATTCCTGTTGCAGAACTCCATAAAGCAGTTGAACTGTGTTATCAATTGGTTAAGAACGCAATGGATTACGCATCATGA
- a CDS encoding helix-turn-helix domain-containing protein, which translates to MMRMNAYFNMIQDNTGETIRTIRTNSNLSQREVGEPFLGQSNIAKIEQGLTDPSYINFMKILYNLNVTLNEFMFLAGHHKQNRKDKVLNNLEQFNHLNDISLAEETIKLCDIWFADTGDLFFSDYATVLRCSLYVSQHEQIELDTTLFDQLTTIWNRILAMDEWYLNELYLISYVILLVPFDGVVDVAEEALRRLDVYDLHLAETIRQQIHGMLTIMLTMRGQYELAIEYADRYFTTSQHAMSGNVAIYTNMFRAISYLHLGQREKATKLARISISIVALLHQNEKETMLEVMKRAIISFPPEEIEQWFDDIYI; encoded by the coding sequence TTGATGAGAATGAACGCCTATTTCAATATGATTCAAGATAATACCGGAGAAACAATACGAACAATCCGGACTAACTCAAATTTATCCCAACGAGAAGTTGGAGAACCCTTTCTCGGACAATCAAATATTGCCAAGATCGAACAAGGATTGACCGATCCTTCATACATCAATTTCATGAAGATACTTTACAATCTCAATGTAACACTTAATGAGTTTATGTTCCTTGCTGGTCATCATAAACAAAACCGTAAAGATAAAGTTCTAAACAACTTGGAACAATTTAATCATCTAAACGATATTAGCCTTGCCGAGGAAACCATTAAACTGTGTGATATTTGGTTTGCGGATACAGGCGATTTATTCTTCTCAGACTACGCAACTGTTCTTCGATGCTCTCTTTATGTCTCTCAGCACGAGCAGATTGAACTGGATACAACTCTTTTCGATCAACTCACAACTATATGGAATCGTATTCTCGCTATGGATGAGTGGTATTTGAATGAACTGTATCTTATCTCTTATGTCATTCTCTTGGTTCCATTTGATGGTGTTGTCGACGTTGCTGAAGAAGCGCTAAGACGCTTGGACGTATATGACCTCCATCTTGCCGAGACAATTCGTCAGCAAATTCATGGTATGCTTACCATTATGTTAACCATGCGTGGACAATATGAACTTGCCATCGAATATGCAGACCGCTACTTCACAACTAGTCAACACGCCATGTCTGGGAATGTGGCCATTTATACAAATATGTTTCGCGCCATCTCATACCTTCATTTGGGACAACGCGAAAAAGCAACCAAACTTGCGCGCATTTCAATTAGCATTGTTGCCCTTCTCCATCAAAATGAAAAAGAGACAATGTTGGAAGTCATGAAACGTGCAATAATCTCATTTCCTCCAGAAGAAATTGAACAGTGGTTTGATGATATTTATATTTAG
- a CDS encoding 8-oxo-dGTP diphosphatase produces MGTTNYRFWNIVVVVKDQKILLIDRNKGDFDGLVAPGGKVDFPETFYESAQRELLEETGLHAKDLILKGMSGYINSEKNEQYLYYDYFCDDFTGTLVCDGPEGQCDWYDLGEIETLPIPQDMKARIQLMLKHDSYEYQMYWDEKKNQVERIQIYADGKPVL; encoded by the coding sequence ATGGGAACGACAAATTATCGGTTTTGGAATATTGTTGTCGTAGTTAAGGATCAGAAAATCCTTCTTATTGATCGAAACAAAGGCGATTTTGATGGGCTTGTCGCACCCGGTGGTAAAGTTGATTTTCCAGAGACTTTTTATGAATCGGCACAACGTGAACTGCTTGAGGAAACTGGGCTTCATGCCAAAGATCTCATATTAAAGGGGATGTCGGGATATATCAATTCTGAAAAAAATGAACAATACCTCTATTACGACTACTTTTGTGATGATTTCACTGGAACATTGGTTTGTGATGGTCCTGAGGGACAGTGTGATTGGTATGATCTTGGTGAAATTGAGACACTGCCTATCCCGCAGGATATGAAGGCGCGAATTCAATTGATGTTGAAGCATGACTCTTACGAGTATCAAATGTATTGGGATGAGAAAAAAAATCAAGTTGAAAGAATACAGATTTATGCAGATGGAAAACCAGTATTATAA
- a CDS encoding DUF4256 domain-containing protein, translating into MNPELQELLETLEARFHSHPERHQGILWDDVAARLHDNPEKLRVLFEMELTGGEPDVVMVDSKTNAFVFFDCSKESPKGRRSVCYDHPALEARKEHKPKNSALNMAKEMGITMLDEAQTRFLQTLGDFDTKSSSWIITPPSIRNLGGAIFSDFRYQTVFVYHNGADSYYGARGFRGAISI; encoded by the coding sequence ATGAATCCAGAACTACAAGAACTACTTGAGACATTAGAAGCACGTTTCCATTCACACCCTGAGAGACATCAGGGCATATTATGGGATGATGTTGCTGCTCGTTTGCATGACAACCCTGAAAAGCTTCGTGTTTTGTTTGAAATGGAACTAACTGGCGGAGAACCTGATGTAGTCATGGTTGATTCTAAAACCAATGCTTTTGTATTTTTTGATTGCAGCAAAGAAAGCCCAAAAGGACGACGCAGTGTATGCTATGATCATCCAGCATTGGAAGCGCGTAAAGAGCACAAGCCAAAGAATAGTGCACTTAACATGGCAAAAGAAATGGGAATCACGATGCTTGATGAAGCACAAACACGGTTTCTTCAAACACTTGGTGATTTCGATACAAAGTCATCCAGTTGGATCATCACACCACCTTCGATTCGTAATTTAGGCGGTGCAATCTTCAGTGACTTCCGTTATCAAACCGTCTTTGTATACCATAATGGTGCCGATTCTTATTATGGCGCGCGTGGATTCCGAGGGGCAATCTCTATCTAA
- a CDS encoding ion transporter, producing MKHTHNKIIEQRIYNIIREDDENTFVANLVDTFLMILVIISVIVAFLNTFEISTEFKSLLNGTETVFVILFTIEYILRLWTAELIYPDLSPTKARLKYARSGMALIDLFSILPFYLPFFGISVGTLKVIKLVRLLRIFKINRYTNSLTLIGRVLKTRASQLASSIIVIVVLIFVASMLMYDVEHVAQPDKFNNALSAMWWAMSTITTVGYGDIYPITSLGRILSAVITFLGIGLTAIPTGIVSAGFIEQSKVLQQPKNSKLPVITDEMSYCPCCGQPLQNNEHE from the coding sequence ATGAAACATACACATAACAAAATTATTGAACAACGAATCTATAATATCATTCGTGAGGATGATGAAAATACATTTGTTGCCAATCTTGTCGATACATTCTTAATGATTCTTGTCATCATCAGTGTTATCGTTGCATTCTTAAATACATTTGAGATATCTACTGAATTTAAATCACTCTTGAACGGAACTGAGACTGTTTTTGTTATTCTCTTTACGATCGAGTACATCTTGAGATTGTGGACCGCAGAGTTGATTTATCCTGATCTATCCCCAACTAAGGCACGACTGAAGTATGCACGTTCAGGAATGGCTTTGATTGACTTGTTTTCAATCCTCCCATTTTATCTTCCATTCTTTGGAATCAGTGTGGGTACCTTGAAAGTAATTAAACTTGTGCGTCTGTTGCGAATCTTTAAAATTAATCGTTATACAAACTCATTGACCTTGATTGGGAGGGTATTAAAAACACGAGCATCACAGCTCGCGTCATCCATTATCGTTATTGTTGTCTTGATATTTGTAGCTTCAATGTTAATGTATGATGTAGAGCATGTCGCTCAACCGGATAAATTTAACAATGCCCTGTCGGCGATGTGGTGGGCGATGTCCACCATCACAACTGTTGGTTATGGTGATATCTATCCCATAACCAGTTTGGGACGTATTTTGAGTGCTGTCATAACCTTTTTAGGAATTGGTTTAACCGCCATTCCAACGGGTATTGTTTCAGCAGGATTTATCGAACAGTCAAAAGTACTCCAACAACCCAAAAACTCGAAACTCCCAGTTATTACCGATGAAATGAGTTATTGTCCGTGTTGTGGTCAACCCTTACAAAATAATGAGCATGAATAA